DNA from Mustela lutreola isolate mMusLut2 chromosome 6, mMusLut2.pri, whole genome shotgun sequence:
CCCAGCACACTGACCTGGAGGATCCCTCGTCCCAAGTTTTGATACATTACCAGCTTTGGGAAAGGGATCCAGAGCTTGGGTGGCACCCTGGGTCAAACGAAtcacctccctttctcctccGCAGGGAGCCCTGTGGAGGCGCCCTCCCGAGGCCCTACTGCCCATGCTGACGACCCAGCCCTTCAGCTGCAGATGTCATGAGTAACACTACAGTGCCCAATGCCCCCCAGGCCAACAGCGACTCCATGGTGGGCTACGTGTTGGGGCCTTTCTTCCTCATCACCCTAGtcggggtggtggtggttgtggtaaggagcccccacggacacacatacacacccacactttggctgggagtgggggtggtggggctgGTGAACCTGCACCGCTCATCTCCGCTGTCCTGCTGTGATGGGTGAAGGGGTAGAGGTGGGTCTCTCACGGGCCGTCCTGGGCTCAGCAGCCTGCACAGCGCTGTGTCTCTGTTACAGGTAATGTATGTCCAGAAGAAAAAGCGGTGAGTGTCCCTGTCCCCAGTGTTACTTCCCCTGCATTTGGCTCACAAGTTTCTTCTCATAGGCTTGGTTCTCTACAGCCGAGGTTAAGATGCCCTTGGGCTTTCCTTATACCAGCCCAAAATTCCCTACACCCCGCTGTGAGGGTTTCCTGCCCAAACTGGGCTTGGAACCCACTGAAGAGGGGCCCCTTCTAGAACTGGGCATGTATTCTCAGAACCGTAGTGTGCCCCCAGAGGCCCCCAGGGCCTTAGGTGTTGGGAGTGGGATTCCCCTGGGCTGAgtgccctcccctgctccctaGAGTGGACCGGCTTCGCCATCACCTGCTCCCCATGTACAGCTACGACCCCGCAGAGGAGCTGCATGAGGCTGAGCAGGAGCTGCTCTCGGATGTGGGGGACCCCAAGGTAagtgctggggggtgggtgggtgcagAACAGTTGGCGGTTGTCTTCCCCAGAGCCAGGTTCTGTCCTCAGACCTCCCTATGTGGGCCTGGGCTAGTGGGCTGCCCTCCTGCCAGGGGTGCCACAGCTTCTGCCCTGGACCCCAGCCCTGTGGCCCGGTCTCTGCCCCCACAGGTGGTACACGGCTGGCAGAGTGGCTACCAGCACAAGCGGATGCCCCTGCTGGACGTCAAGACCtgacctcacccccacccccaccgctctCCAGAACCATGGCACTTGGGAGTGCTGGGGGGCCTGCGGTGTCCTTCCCCACTTGCACTCACCCAGTTCCCCCTGCTGGGAACTGGGTCTCCTCTCCTCATCCAGGCTGCACCTCCACCCCCCTGACCCAGGCCTTCAATCCTTGGTGGGCTGAGCTTTCCAcccactccccccgccccaggctaATCCAAGTTTTTCCTGCCTGGTTGGAAGGGTGGTCGGGAGACTTTTTTCCTAGGCCCCACCTTTCTCTTGAGCCCTCCCCAACCTGGCTTTGGATTGGTTTCCATGGTGACAGGGCCTAATATATAGTAttcagtatatatattttgtaaataaactgTTTTGTGGCTAGGGGtgtggtgccttttttttttttttttaaagagaggctTGTTACCTTCCCTGGAACTAAGgctttccctgccccctccctggagATCCACCCCCACCAACTCTGTCCTTGGCTTCCACTCTTACCTACCCCAGGTGCCCACCACAGAAGGATTCCGGTCCagaaaaggatatttttttattcaagtaacTGCAAATAGGAAACCAAGATGGGGGGGCCCCAGGCTGGGACAAATAATGGCCACCTCCTCCCCGGCAGAACAGGGGACAGAAGGTAGCCTCTACACCCGACAGTCAATACAGCCCCCCCCAACTCTGCTGCAGCATCCTAGGGGCAGGGCCCCACCTTCCCTGGGACTGGGGTGGTCGGTAACCCAGCCTGTGCTGCCCCTGGCCCCTGCCCCTAAGAGTGCCTCGGAGGAGGGGACCGTGGGCAGGACAGGAGGCAATGAGGATGAACATTTGGCGCTGGTTGCAGCAGCAATGACGGATGTCTAAGAATGGAAACATTGAACGAAAACAACACAACTGTCCAGAGGTAGTTTGTGAACAGAGGAAAAGATGGAACCAGAaccttggggggtggggaggagcagaagggtgGGAGTGGGCAAGGCTAGCTCCTTGTTATTAGTGCCCCGTGTGAGGAAGGGggaaattgaggcctagggtGGAAGCAGAGGGGATTGGGCAGCGGCTCCAGCCCACCTGGGGAGGCTGTGGCAGGGAGCCTAGGCCTTGGGGCCCTCACCTGGAAAAAGGGGGGACTGCATTTCCCTCACTGCAATAGATTccagggtgagggggtggggtgggctggagCCCATTTAGAAAGGGTAGGAGGCTCAGAcccctcctgccttccttcctctgcccaaAGGGGGCTGTCTGACCTAGAGCAAGGACCAggcaagggaagaagaaagaaaagtgggtGTGAGCCACACCTAGTGAGACAcaggctgggtggggtggggggcatctcAGGGCCCAGCGCCCCTCCCCACTGGCCATACCTGCCACTGCTTGTGCTGTGGAGGGGGGCAGATCAGGAGATGAGGCTTGGGGCCCCTTTTAAGGCCAGGGAAGCCCTCCCAGGCCCCTCAGTGGGAAGTCAGAGGGAAGAATGGGGAAGGGACCACCCCCCCCAAACCCAGAGCCCAGTCAGCAACGTCCCCACCACAGGGTGTGGGGAcacagcagggggcagggtgcGG
Protein-coding regions in this window:
- the SMIM29 gene encoding small integral membrane protein 29 isoform X2; protein product: MSNTTVPNAPQANSDSMVMYVQKKKRVDRLRHHLLPMYSYDPAEELHEAEQELLSDVGDPKVVHGWQSGYQHKRMPLLDVKT
- the SMIM29 gene encoding small integral membrane protein 29 isoform X1, encoding MSNTTVPNAPQANSDSMVGYVLGPFFLITLVGVVVVVVMYVQKKKRVDRLRHHLLPMYSYDPAEELHEAEQELLSDVGDPKVVHGWQSGYQHKRMPLLDVKT